The Triticum dicoccoides isolate Atlit2015 ecotype Zavitan chromosome 6A, WEW_v2.0, whole genome shotgun sequence genome has a window encoding:
- the LOC119315390 gene encoding CBL-interacting protein kinase 26-like has protein sequence MEDRRTILMDRYEIGRQLGQGNFAKVYYGRNLAGGQAVAIKMIDKEKVSRIGLIVQIKREISIMGLVRHPNVLKLFEVMASKSKIYFVLEYAKGGELFNKITKGKLSEDAARKYFHQLISAVDYCHSRGVYHRDLKPENLLLDENENLKVSDFGLSALAESTRQDGLLHTTCGTPAYVAPEVLSRRGYDGAKADIWSCGVILFVLVAGFLPFHDTNLIEMYRKISRAEYRCPRPFSVELRDLLYKILDPDPSTRASVSRIKRSAWYRKPVDVNGLKIKQETRDKVQKGEPTTSESTEGSNSEVNQEASSSLTNLNAFDIISLSTGFDLSNLFEEKYGRREDRFTTRQPAEAIFAKLNEVAKKLKLKIKKKENGVLKLAAPKEGMKGILEFDAEVFEFAPSLHLVELKKTNGDTIEYKQLMKNEIRPALKDVVWAWQGESHPLPEKFIRGEQQQSPLPSQQQQPPLPSQQQQSPLPSQQPQE, from the coding sequence ATGGAGGATAGGAGGACAATTCTGATGGACCGTTATGAAATCGGGAGGCAATTAGGGCAAGGGAACTTTGCCAAGGTATATTATGGTCGGAATCTCGCAGGTGGACAGGCTGTTGCGATAAAGATGATCGATAAGGAGAAGGTTTCGAGGATTGGCCTAATTGTGCAGATAAAGAGGGAGATCTCAATAATGGGATTGGTAAGGCATCCCAACGTGTTGAAGCTTTTCGAGGTAATGGCTAGCAAGAGCAAGATTTACTTTGTTTTGGAGTATGCCAAGGGCGGCGAGCTTTTCAACAAAATAACCAAGGGAAAGTTAAGCGAGGATGCTGCGAGGAAATACTTCCATCAGCTCATCAGTGCCGTAGACTACTGCCATAGCCGAGGTGTTTATCATCGCGACTTGAAGCCGGAGAACCTACTCCTGGACGAGAATGAAAACCTTAAAGTCTCTGATTTCGGTCTAAGTGCCCTGGCCGAGTCCACGAGACAAGATGGCCTCCTCCACACCACCTGTGGAACTCCAGCTTATGTTGCTCCTGAAGTGCTTAGCAGGAGAGGCTATGATGGTGCGAAGGCTGACATATGGTCCTGTGGAGTAATTCTGTTTGTGCTGGTGGCTGGTTTCCTTCCTTTTCATGACACAAATCTTATAGAGATGTATAGGAAGATCTCCAGGGCTGAATATAGATGCCCTCGCCCTTTTTCAGTTGAGCTGAGGGATCTACTGTATAAGATTCTTGATCCAGACCCAAGCACTAGAGCTTCCGTTTCAAGGATAAAGAGAAGTGCTTGGTACAGGAAACCCGTCGATGTAAATGGACTGAAGATTAAACAAGAAACAAGAGACAAGGTTCAGAAAGGTGAGCCCACAACCTCTGAATCAACAGAAGGCAGCAATTCAGAGGTTAACCAAGAAGCGTCATCAAGCCTCACAAACTTGAATGCCTTTGACATAATTTCTCTCTCAACGGGATTTGACCTATCCAATTTATTTGAAGAAAAGTATGGCCGGAGGGAGGACAGATTTACCACTAGGCAGCCAGCAGAGGCTATATTTGCCAAGCTGAATGAAGTGGCCAAGAAATTGAAGCTCAAAATCAAGAAGAAAGAAAACGGTGTCCTGAAATTGGCAGCACCAAAGGAAGGAATGAAGGGCATTCTTGAGTTTGACGCAGAGGTTTTTGAGTTTGCGCCTTCTTTGCATTTAGTTGAATTAAAGAAGACCAATGGAGACACTATAGAGTATAAACAACTGATGAAAAATGAGATAAGGCCCGCACTCAAGGATGTGGTTTGGGCGTGGCAAGGCGAGTCGCACCCGCTCCCTGAGAAATTTATCCGAGGAGAGCAGCAGCAGTCACCTTTGCCATCACAGCAGCAGCAACCACCTTTGCCATCGCAGCAGCAGCAATCACCTTTGCCATCGCAGCAGCCACAGGAGTAA